One genomic region from Cottoperca gobio unplaced genomic scaffold, fCotGob3.1 fCotGob3_149arrow_ctg1, whole genome shotgun sequence encodes:
- the c1qtnf7 gene encoding complement C1q tumor necrosis factor-related protein 7 isoform X1 produces the protein MQLVSLKHVISSDLRMWALMGVCLFHCVFGQLFDSKLKGASRLICSVPGSPGLPGKPGPSGAPGADGNVGILGRDGRDGRKGEKGEKGVTGLKGRVGPTGKIGGRGQRGPAGKRGPAGGSGEVGSLGPSGRDGEKGQQGQRGPRGTAGTCRCGSLLPKSAFSAGITSSYPAEKTPIKFNKVLFDEGGHYNPLTGKFICAYPGIYYFSYDITLANKHLAIGLVQNGQYRIKTFDANTGNHDVASGSTVTYLNPEDEVWLEIFFHDQNGLFSDPGWTDSLFSGFLLYADTDYLDTLAEDYE, from the exons ATGCAGCTAGTTTCTctaaaacatgttatttcttCAGATCTGAGGATGTGGGCGTTGATGGGCGTCTGTCTCTTCCACTGTGTCTTCGGACAGCTGTTTGACTCCAAACTGAAAGGAGCCTCGCGTCTCATCTGCAGTGTCCCCGGGTCCCCGGGCCTGCCTGGCAAACCCGGTCCCAGCGGGGCCCCCGGAGCAGATGGGAACGTGGGTATCCTGGGAAGAGATGGCAGAGATGGCAGGaagggagaaaagggagaaaagggagtgacag GCTTGAAGGGCAGAGTTGGCCCCACAGGAAAAATCGGAGGCCGAGGACAGCGGGGCCCCGCGGGGAAGCGAGGCCCCGCAGGAGGGAGTGGAGAAGTGGGCTCACTTGGTCCTTCAGGGCGCGACGGAGAGAAAGGACAGCAGGGACAAAGAGGACCACGCGGGACTGCAGGGACCTGCAGGTGTGGCAGCCTGCTGCCTAAATCAGCCTTCTCTGCAGGAATCACCAGCAGCTACCCTGCAGAGAAAACACCCATCAAGTTCAACAAGGTGCTGTTCGATGAGGGCGGACACTACAACCCGCTGACGGGCAAATTCATCTGTGCATACCCGGGTATTTATTACTTCTCCTACGACATTACACTGGCCAACAAACACCTGGCCATTGGTCTGGTGCAGAACGGGCAGTATCGCATTAAAACCTTTGATGCCAACACAGGGAACCACGACGTGGCGTCCGGCTCCACCGTCACCTACCTGAACCCAGAGGACGAGGTGTGGCTGGAGATCTTCTTCCACGACCAGAACGGGTTATTTTCTGACCCGGGCTGGACGGACAGCCTGTTCTCCGGCTTCCTGCTTTATGCAGACACAGACTATTTGGACACACTGGCAGAGGACTATGAATAG
- the c1qtnf7 gene encoding complement C1q tumor necrosis factor-related protein 7 isoform X2 — protein MQLVSLKHVISSDLRMWALMGVCLFHCVFGQLFDSKLKGASRLICSVPGSPGLPGKPGPSGAPGADGNVGILGRDGRDGRKGEKGEKGVTGLKGRVGPTGKIGGRGQRGPAGKRGPAGGSGEVGSLGPSGRDGEKGQQGQRGPRGTAGTCRCGSLLPKSAFSAGITSSYPAEKTPIKFNKVLFDEGGHYNPLTGKFICAYPGNHDVASGSTVTYLNPEDEVWLEIFFHDQNGLFSDPGWTDSLFSGFLLYADTDYLDTLAEDYE, from the exons ATGCAGCTAGTTTCTctaaaacatgttatttcttCAGATCTGAGGATGTGGGCGTTGATGGGCGTCTGTCTCTTCCACTGTGTCTTCGGACAGCTGTTTGACTCCAAACTGAAAGGAGCCTCGCGTCTCATCTGCAGTGTCCCCGGGTCCCCGGGCCTGCCTGGCAAACCCGGTCCCAGCGGGGCCCCCGGAGCAGATGGGAACGTGGGTATCCTGGGAAGAGATGGCAGAGATGGCAGGaagggagaaaagggagaaaagggagtgacag GCTTGAAGGGCAGAGTTGGCCCCACAGGAAAAATCGGAGGCCGAGGACAGCGGGGCCCCGCGGGGAAGCGAGGCCCCGCAGGAGGGAGTGGAGAAGTGGGCTCACTTGGTCCTTCAGGGCGCGACGGAGAGAAAGGACAGCAGGGACAAAGAGGACCACGCGGGACTGCAGGGACCTGCAGGTGTGGCAGCCTGCTGCCTAAATCAGCCTTCTCTGCAGGAATCACCAGCAGCTACCCTGCAGAGAAAACACCCATCAAGTTCAACAAGGTGCTGTTCGATGAGGGCGGACACTACAACCCGCTGACGGGCAAATTCATCTGTGCATACCCGG GGAACCACGACGTGGCGTCCGGCTCCACCGTCACCTACCTGAACCCAGAGGACGAGGTGTGGCTGGAGATCTTCTTCCACGACCAGAACGGGTTATTTTCTGACCCGGGCTGGACGGACAGCCTGTTCTCCGGCTTCCTGCTTTATGCAGACACAGACTATTTGGACACACTGGCAGAGGACTATGAATAG
- the LOC115004589 gene encoding coiled-coil and C2 domain-containing protein 2A-like yields the protein MTMSFDTTKAKLWKPFFSRSFSHPGAVERAVVCQRSWLYRRTDRAAAAELQDRIEKILKEKMTEWRPRHPTRWNRFCTTTLKQFLPKLELSGGAGRGGGSPPRAAKPAGRQQDLRVPSAPALLRGPAHRGGRVQHRSPQRSGF from the exons ATGACGATGAGCTTTGACACGACTAAAGCCAAACTGTGGAAGCCGTTCTTCTCCAGATCCTTCTCTCACCCCGGGGCTGTCGAGCGTGCAG TTGTTTG CCAGAGGAGCTGGTTGTATCGGCGCACGGACAGAGCGGCGGCCGCGGAGCTTCAGGACCG AATCGAGAAGATCCTGAAGGAGAAGATGACGGAGTGGCGCCCGCGTCACCCGACCCGCTGGAACCGCTTCTGCACCACCACGCTGAAGCAGTTCCTGCCCAAACTGGAGCTGAGCGGCGGGGCGGGACGTGGCGGAGGGTCACCGCCACGAGCTGCAAAGCCTGCTGGGAGACAACAGG ATCTCAGGGTTCCCTCTGCACCTGCCCTTCTCAGAGGTCCGGCCCATCGTGGAGGCCGTGTTCAGCACCGGAGTCCACAACGTTCAGGCTTCTAA
- the LOC115004597 gene encoding F-box/LRR-repeat protein 5-like, with translation MAPFPDEVDVFTGPHWRMKQLVGLYCEKLSKTNFSNNNDFRSFLQSLCATFKEFKMHEQIENEYIIGLLQERCCTVYNVHSDNKLSEMLSLFEKGLHNVKSEYEQLNYAQQLKERLEAFTQDFLPHMKEEEEVFQPMLMQHFTYEELKDIKKQVIAQHCSQRQWDCAEVLKGFSLWSQAEELHKAFKYADHEKTDYELEKKRNSSTHISQLPAEIMLRLFHYLSPGDLCRCSQVCSSWSELAKTGSLWRHLYPVHWARGDYYSGPPEDLDQEPDDEWVKSRKKEGRAYQEWDEDADVDESDVSGHSRGSLAINTAQREKKLLNGIIQNLLPAVGPSVKSIVLAYSSTVSSKMVRQILSFCPNISHLDLTQTAVTDCAFDSWSSLGACLSLEHLDLSGCEKITDHTMKKLSVGLGDLTSSSCFDKRSERRAKLLKSSPHPITLVEERTLRPAGRKRQAIIFKAGSGRWSAACTPTQVWVLDPADLADIEDAAEWSRRGGTSLPDAESFVETQLVESSCCCRRSRRSRRRGPRVGSNASYLQQQYALSGEMFCGHSTCCTSDMALRTFTGPQCKSGSTGSGTAEFRTKCSSFPQCPERGHRTESSEAKRSLRFLSLSGCYQVTDLGLRALSQRGGLPSLEHLNLSGCLLITEVGLQELVSACPSLNDEHFYYCDNINGPHADTASGCQNLQCGFRACCRSGE, from the exons ATGGCTCCCTTTCCAGACGAGGTGGATGTTTTTACTGGCCCACACTGGCGAATGAAGCAGCTGGTCGGCCTATACTGCGAAAAG CTTTCAAAAACCAACTTCTCCAACAACAACGACTTCCGCTCATTTCTTCAGTCGCTGTGCGCCACCTTCAAGGAGTTCAAGATGCACGAGCAGATTGAGAACGAGTACATCATCGGCCTGTTGCAGGAGCGCTGCTGCACCGTGTACAACGTGCACTCTGACAACAAGCTCTCAGAGATGCTGTCTCTCTTTGAAAAAGGCTTGCACAATGTTAAG AGTGAATATGAGCAGCTGAACTACGCCCAGCAGCTGAAGGAGAGACTCGAAGCTTTCACTCAAGACTTCCTGCCCCAcatgaaggaggaagaggag GTGTTTCAGCCCATGCTGATGCAGCACTTCACCTACGAGGAGCTGAAGGACATCAAGAAGCAGGTGATCGCTCAACACTGCAGCCAGCGCCAGTGGGACTGTGCGGAGGTGCTGAAGGGCTTCAGTCTGTGGAGCCAGGCCGAGGAGCTGCACAAAGCCTTCAAATACGCCGACCACGAGAAGACGGATTATG AactggagaagaagaggaattCTTCCACCCACATCTCCCAGCTTCCTGCCGAAATCATGCTGAGGCTGTTCCACTACCTGAGCCCAGGTGACCTGTGTCGCTGCAGTCAGGTGTGCAGCTCCTGGTCAGAGCTGGCTAAGACCGGCTCTCTGTGGAGGCACCTGTACCCCGTGCACTGGGCCAGAG GAGATTATTACAGTGGCCCCCCCGAGGACCTGGACCAGGAGCCAGATGATGAGTGGGTGAAGAGTCGGAAGAAGGAGGGTCGGGCCTATCAGGAGTGGGACGAAGATGCTGATGTGGACGAGTCTG ACGTGTCCGGTCACAGTCGGGGCTCGCTGGCGATTAACACGGCTCAGCGGGAGAAGAAGCTTCTGAACGGGATTATCCAGAACCTGCTGCCGGCTGTGGGTCCATCTGTCAAATCCATTGTTCTGGCGTACAGTTCTACAGTCTCCAGTAAAATG GTGCGCCAGATTCTCAGTTTCTGCCCCAACATCAGTCACCTGGACCTGACGCAGACGGCCGTTACAGATTGTGCATTCGACAG cTGGTCGTCCCTCGGAGCGTGTCTCTCACTGGAGCACCTGGATTTGTCCGGGTGTGAGAAGATCACTGACCACACGATGAAGAAGCTGTCTGTAGGGCTCGGCGACCTCACGTCCTCCAGCTGCTTTGACAAACGCTCGGAGCGACGAGCCAAGCTGCTCAAAAGTTCCCCACACCCCATCACGCTGGTGGAGGAGAGAACCCTTCGCCCGGCGGGGAGGAAGCGGCAGGCCATCATCTTCAAGGCGGGGAGCGGCCGCTGGAGCGCTGCCTGCACGCCCACGCAGGTGTGGGTCCTGGACCCCGCAGACCTCGCTGATATCGAGGACGCTGCAGAGTGGAGCCGTCGCGGGGGGACGTCTCTCCCGGACGCAGAGAGCTTTGTAGAGACGCAGCTCGTGGAGAGCtcgtgctgctgcaggaggagcaggaggagcaggaggcgcGGGCCCAGGGTCGGCTCAAACGCCTCCTACCTGCAGCAGCAGTACGCTCTTTCTGGGGAAATGTTTTGTGGTCACTCCACCTGCTGCACTAGTGACATGGCCCTCAGGACTTTTACTGGGCCTCAGTGCAAGTCGGGCTCCACGGGAAGCGGCACTGCAGAGTTTCGGACTAAATGCTCCTCATTCCCGCAGTGTCCGGAGCGTGGACACAGGACTGAGTCGTCAGAGGCAAAGCGCTCGCTGAGGTTTCTCAGCCTCTCTGGATGTTACCAAGTCACAGATTTGGGCTTGAG GGCTCTGTCGCAGCGTGGAGGTCTTCCCTCTCTGGAGCATCTCAACCTGTCCGGCTGCCTCCTGATCACCGAGGTGGGGCTGCAGGAGCTGGTGTCCGCCTGTCCGTCCCTCAACGACGAGCATTTCTATTACTGCGACAACATTAACG GTCCTCACGCAGACACGGCCAGCGGCTGCCAGAACCTGCAGTGTGGCTTCAGAGCCTGCTGCCGCTCAGGAGAGTGA